TAATGAGAAGTCTGCTGTTGGGAAGCCTGCTGCTCCTCCGGAGGACAAAACCGCTTCCGAGCAAGGAGCTGCGGCCGACGATACCGGCACCTCGGCTCAAGGTGCCGCGGTCGAAGGCGACCAGGCGGTTCATGCTTCTCCCTTTCGTGAGGTTATCGGCACTGGGGGTTCCACGCCTAACCCGGATGCCGATGACGATGTGGAGAAGGTTCCCAGCTtcaagaggaagaggaaggcGTCGTCTAGTCCTGAGGGGGTCCTTACTGTCATGGAGAGGAATTTTGACGCCGGGAACTTTATAGACTCCCAGCTGATTCCCGGTACTGAAGAGTATTTTCATGAGTCGTCCCTTGCCGggcaggcgaggtggatgtaccgtACCCTCCTACGCGGCGCAGTGATAGCTCGGAAAGCCGAATTCGAACTGCCTGGGATGGAGTCCCTCCGCAGGAGGTTGGAGTCTGCTGGGAAGGCTAATAACGGGCTAAAAAGTGAAGTTGAGACTCTTCGGGAGCAGTTGACCCAATCTGAGGAGAAGCTTGATGCCGCCGAGAAGAAAGCTACTGCTGCCGAACAGAAGGCCACTACTGCTGAGAAAAAATTGGAGGAGTCGGACGCCACGGTTTCACGTCTTGTCGAGCGCGAAATGGCTTTGGAGAGTCAGGTCGGCGCGGCGCAGAAGCGGGTGGCTGAAATCGAGAAAGAGAAGCAGGTCGTGGAGGCCGAACTGGCAACATGGAAAGCAAAGTATAAAGACGTCGTCAAGCAAGGGAAAGGTGCGATTTTGGCGACCGAGGAGGCCCTCAAAGCTCAAGTTAAAATTGTTGCACCCGAGTTCGACACGTCGGCGATAAGTGTTTTCAAGGTCATTAAGGACGGCAAGATCGTTGACGTCCCCAAGAAATGAACCCTCTGTTTAAACTTTGTAGTTTGGCCGTTTTATTTTGGCTTTTGTGAACAATTTGACTATTTCGTCGTTTGCTCGTTTTAACGTAGTTAACTCTTTCTTGTTCGTCTGGCCGTGCTATCATTTCCATTAACCGTTATTGGTTTATAGTTGCTGTTTATATTAACGAGCCGTGGCCTTTTGCGTAGTCATTCGTTATGACGGTATTTGACgggctcccggggtgatcagtcccggggccGCGCATCGTTGTCGGGTTGTGATAGAGCGTGTTATCTGGAAAAGAGaaattacaaaagagaaaatttgCGCAAGTATATCTTATTCGGCAATTGCATAAGGGACCCATAGGTCATAATGGAAAGTTTAAATTTGCATCTTAACCACTTAGCTTGATTAGTCGGTTAGTCGCCCCGCGTTTCAGGAGTAGAACCTTCTCAGATTGTTTGCGTTCCATGTTCTCGGGACTTCCTTACCATTTAGCCTTTCTAACTTGAAGGCGCCTTTACCCACTGCTTCTTTGATTCTATAGgggccttcccagtttgccGCCAGCTTGCCTGCTCCAGGGGTCGGCGGGCCGATGTCGTTTCGCCTCAGGACGAGATCGTTTGGCTCGAATTCCCTTTTGAGCACTTTCGTGTTGTAGCGTAGGGCCATTCTTTGCTTTAGCGCTGTCTCTGTCAAATGGGTCATTTCTCTGACTTCGTCTATCAAGTCCTTTTCCACGGCTTCCTCTACTCCTTTCAAAAGTAGTCGGGGGCTTGGTTTCCCGATCTCTACGGGTATTACCGCATCTGACCCGTATGTTAGTCGGAAAGGAGTCTCCTTAGTGGAAGATTGTTCGGTTGTTCGGTAAGACCAGAGTACCGAGGCTAGTTCGTCGGCCCAGGCACCCTTTTTATTATCCAATCGCTTCTTCAGCCCCAAAAGGATGATCTTGTTCGCGGACTCCACCTGTCCATTCGTCTgggggtgttctaccgaggaGAACCTCTGTTTTATACCCAGGCCGGTGAAGAATTCTGTGAACTTCTTGTCGGTAAATTGCGTGCCGTTGTCTGAGATGACGACCTCCGGGACCCCGAATCGCGTTATCACTTGCCTCCACAAGAATTTCCTGCAATTGGATGAGGATATGCTAGCTAGTGGTTCagcttctatccatttggtgtagtaatCAATGGcaactatgaggtacttgacctGCCCAGGACCGACAGGGAATGTCCCAAGAGGTCGACTCCCCATTGAGAGAATGGCCAGGAGGACGTTAACAAGCTTAACTCGGAGGCCGGTGCCCTGTGGAAATTGGCATTCTCTTGGCACTTCACGTATTTTTTGACGAACTCTTTGGAGTCTGCCATCATGGACGGCCAATAATATCCAGCTCGAATTAATTTTCTTGCTAGGGCCTTGCCTCCTATGTGGTGTCCGCAGCAGCCTTCAtggacttccctgaggacgtaGTCCGTTTGGTCGGGGTGTAAGCACTTCAATAGGGGCTGGTTGAACCCTTTCTTGAATAGCTGTCCTTGGATGACGGCGTATTTGGCTGCTTCCCTTCTCAGTTTCGCAGCGTCCTTTTCGTCGTCAGGGAGTTTGCCATTTTCCAGGAAGCTAgtgatggggtctagccatgaAGGGCCCAGTCTTGTCACGTGCAAGGTGACTACCGGCTCTCTCGTCATAccttggatgagagaccggTTGCCTTCTCCCGGTTTAGTGCTGGCCAACTTTGATAGGAGGTCTGCacgtgtgttcctttctctaGGCACGTGGTGGACCGTGACCTCCTCAAATTTTTGGCTTAAGCTTTTGACTTTTTCCAAGTATTTTTGTAATAACGAGTCTTTAGCTTGGTAGCTCCCGTTTACCTGGGAGGTGACGACCTGAGAATCGCTGCATATTTCCAGCCTTGTTGCCCCGACTTCCGCTGCTAGGGTCAAGCCCCCTATAAGGGCTTCGTATTCCGCCTGATTGTTCGAAACGGGGAACTCGAACCTGATCGACTGCTCGTACACGACTCCAACCGGGCTTTCCAGGATGATCCCGGCACCTCCAGACGTCTGGTTGGAAGCTCCGTCCAcgtggagcttccaccgtgtgcTCGCTTCTTCGGTTGGGTCCCCAGTTACTTCTACCAGAAAATCTGCCATCGCCTGGgccttgatggcttgccggggTTCATACCGTATGTCGTATTGGGAGAGttcgatggaccaagtcatcattctcCCCGCTAAGTCGGGTTTTTGAAGTACTTGCCGGATCCCTTGGTCCGTTCTTACGACAACCTGGTGACTTTGGAAGTATTGCTTTAACCTTCGTGAGGAGGTCAAGAGCGCCAGAACTAGCTTTTCTAGTTTGCTGTATCTTAATTCTGCCCCTTGCAGGGCTCTGCTTATGAAGTAGACCGGCTGTTGAGCCCTCCCTTCTTCCCGCACCAGAACTGCGGCCAGGGCTTCTCCTGTTATGGCGAGGTACAGGTATAGAGGCTCCCCGTCCTTTGGCTTCCCGAGTACAGGTGGTGCCGCtaggatttccttgaagtgcTGAAAGGCTTCCTCACATGCGGGTGTCCACTCGAAcgccatccctttcttcatga
Above is a genomic segment from Arachis stenosperma cultivar V10309 chromosome 1, arast.V10309.gnm1.PFL2, whole genome shotgun sequence containing:
- the LOC130935456 gene encoding uncharacterized protein LOC130935456 encodes the protein MAFEWTPACEEAFQHFKEILAAPPVLGKPKDGEPLYLYLAITGEALAAVLVREEGRAQQPVYFISRALQGAELRYSKLEKLVLALLTSSRRLKQYFQSHQVVVRTDQGIRQVLQKPDLAGRMMTWSIELSQYDIRYEPRQAIKAQAMADFLVEVTGDPTEEASTRWKLHVDGASNQTSGGAGIILESPVGVVYEQSIRFEFPVSNNQAEYEALIGGLTLAAEVGATRLEICSDSQVVTSQVNGSYQAKDSLLQKYLEKVKSLSQKFEEVTVHHVPRERNTRADLLSKLASTKPGEGNRSLIQGMTREPVVTLHVTRLGPSWLDPITSFLENGKLPDDEKDAAKLRREAAKYAVIQGQLFKKGFNQPLLKCLHPDQTDYVLREVHEGCCGHHIGGKALARKLIRAGYYWPSMMADSKEFVKKYVKCQENANFHRAPASELSLLTSSWPFSQWGVDLLGHSLSVLGRKFLWRQVITRFGVPEVVISDNGTQFTDKKFTEFFTGLGIKQRFSSVEHPQTNGQVESANKIILLGLKKRLDNKKGAWADELASVLWSYRTTEQSSTKETPFRLTYGSDAVIPVEIGKPSPRLLLKGVEEAVEKDLIDEVREMTHLTETALKQRMALRYNTKVLKREFEPNDLVLRRNDIGPPTPGAGKLAANWEGPYRIKEAVGKGAFKLERLNDNTLYHNPTTMRGPGTDHPGSPSNTVITNDYAKGHGSLI